The following proteins are co-located in the Streptomyces bottropensis ATCC 25435 genome:
- a CDS encoding DUF3710 domain-containing protein: MFGRRKKKGSAEDAADAASEAEQVDGVAGDVDTEADEGGRERVRLEPEPRPDGPWDSTEVREPGEGRVDLGGIFVPGVDGMELRVEVAGDAIVAATVVLRDSAVQLQAFAAPKREGIWGEVREEIASGITQQGGVIDEVEGPLGWELRAQVPVQLPDGTGGFQVVRFVGVDGPRWFLRGVISGRGAVEPQTAGLLEQIFRDTVVVRGEGPMAPRDPIVLKLPNDAQMVPEGVQQDEQAGSRFSGGMGQLQRGPEITEVR, translated from the coding sequence GTGTTCGGACGTCGCAAGAAGAAGGGTTCCGCCGAGGACGCGGCGGACGCGGCGAGCGAGGCCGAGCAGGTCGACGGCGTCGCTGGGGACGTCGACACCGAGGCGGACGAGGGCGGCCGGGAGCGCGTACGGCTCGAACCGGAGCCCCGCCCCGACGGTCCGTGGGACAGCACCGAGGTGCGCGAGCCCGGCGAGGGCCGGGTGGACCTCGGCGGCATCTTCGTGCCCGGAGTCGACGGCATGGAGCTGCGGGTCGAGGTCGCGGGCGACGCGATCGTCGCCGCGACCGTCGTGCTCCGCGACAGCGCGGTCCAGCTGCAGGCCTTCGCCGCGCCCAAGCGCGAGGGCATCTGGGGCGAGGTCCGTGAGGAGATCGCCTCCGGCATCACCCAGCAGGGCGGTGTCATCGACGAGGTCGAGGGCCCCCTCGGCTGGGAGCTGCGCGCCCAGGTGCCGGTGCAGCTGCCGGACGGCACGGGCGGCTTCCAGGTCGTCCGGTTCGTCGGCGTGGACGGGCCCCGCTGGTTCCTGCGCGGAGTGATCTCCGGCCGGGGCGCGGTGGAGCCGCAGACCGCCGGGCTGCTGGAGCAGATCTTCCGGGACACGGTCGTCGTCCGCGGCGAGGGCCCCATGGCCCCGCGCGACCCGATCGTCCTCAAGCTGCCGAACGACGCGCAGATGGTCCCCGAGGGTGTCCAGCAGGACGAGCAGGCCGGCTCGCGCTTCTCCGGAGGCATGGGGCAGCTGCAGCGCGGACCGGAGATCACCGAGGTGCGCTGA
- a CDS encoding sensor histidine kinase, translated as MAPTPAPPQAPPKPTWDPRRAQNPLPWLRPTIRIRLTLLYGGMFLIAGILLLSIIYLLAAQAVSTGNTPVFKIEGGTNISVSSNICPAVDADTAPTNLKLDDFNAAIAACIDHERQVALDTLLSRSLLALLGLAVIAFAFGYAMAGRVLAPLGRITRTARAVAGSDLSRRIELDGPDDELKELADTFDDMLERLQRAFTAQQRFVGNASHELRTPLAINRTLLEVHLSDPGAPAELQQLGKTLLATNERSEQLVEGLLLLARSDNQIVERKPVDLAEVASQAIDQVRSEADAKKVEIRGEWAPAVVQGNGVLLERIALNLVQNAVRYNVPGPGGWVEVTTELQHGQAVLVVTNTGPVVPAYEIDNLFEPFRRLRTERTGSDKGVGLGLSIVRSVARAHGGHIAARPREGGGLVMRVTLPV; from the coding sequence GTGGCCCCCACCCCCGCGCCGCCCCAGGCGCCCCCCAAACCCACCTGGGACCCCCGGCGGGCGCAGAACCCGCTCCCGTGGCTGCGCCCGACCATCCGGATACGGCTCACGCTGCTGTACGGCGGTATGTTCCTGATCGCCGGGATCCTGCTGCTGTCGATCATCTACCTGCTGGCCGCCCAGGCCGTGAGCACCGGCAACACCCCGGTGTTCAAGATCGAGGGCGGCACGAACATCAGCGTCTCCAGCAATATCTGCCCCGCCGTCGACGCCGACACGGCCCCGACCAATCTCAAGCTCGACGACTTCAACGCGGCGATCGCCGCGTGCATCGACCATGAGCGCCAGGTCGCCCTCGACACGCTGCTCAGTCGCTCCCTGCTGGCTCTGCTCGGGCTCGCCGTCATCGCGTTCGCCTTCGGGTACGCCATGGCGGGGCGGGTGCTCGCACCGCTCGGCCGGATCACCCGTACCGCGCGCGCCGTGGCCGGCTCGGACCTGTCCCGGCGCATCGAGCTGGACGGCCCGGACGACGAGCTGAAGGAGCTGGCGGACACCTTCGACGACATGCTGGAGCGGCTCCAGCGGGCCTTCACGGCCCAGCAGCGGTTCGTCGGGAACGCCTCGCACGAGCTGCGGACGCCGCTCGCGATCAACCGCACCCTGCTGGAGGTGCACCTCTCCGATCCGGGCGCGCCGGCCGAGCTGCAGCAGCTGGGCAAGACGCTGCTGGCCACCAACGAGCGCAGTGAGCAGCTCGTCGAGGGTCTGCTGTTGCTCGCCCGCAGCGACAACCAGATCGTCGAACGCAAGCCCGTGGACCTCGCCGAGGTCGCCTCCCAGGCCATCGACCAGGTGCGCTCGGAGGCGGACGCCAAGAAGGTGGAGATCCGCGGCGAATGGGCCCCCGCGGTCGTCCAGGGCAACGGCGTCCTGCTGGAGCGGATCGCCCTGAACCTGGTCCAGAACGCCGTCCGGTACAACGTGCCGGGGCCGGGCGGCTGGGTGGAGGTCACGACGGAGCTGCAGCACGGACAGGCGGTTCTGGTGGTCACGAACACCGGGCCCGTGGTCCCGGCGTACGAGATCGACAATCTTTTCGAGCCGTTCCGGCGGCTGCGTACGGAGCGCACGGGCAGTGACAAGGGCGTGGGCCTCGGCCTGTCGATCGTCCGGTCCGTGGCCCGCGCGCACGGCGGCCACATCGCCGCCCGGCCACGAGAGGGGGGCGGACTCGTGATGCGCGTGACCCTGCCCGTCTGA
- the dut gene encoding dUTP diphosphatase, protein MSDGRTPLDVLIRRVDPDVPLPDYARPGDAGADLRTTESRELKPGERAVLPTGVSIALPEGYAAFVHPRSGLAARCGVALVNAPGTVDAGYRGEIKVIVVNLDPHEAVRFERFDRIAQLVVQQVEKVRFQEVAELPDSARAEGGFGSTGGHAAVGGPWVATGGNRYASVVSDREGQ, encoded by the coding sequence GTGAGCGACGGCCGTACCCCTCTCGACGTCCTGATCCGGCGCGTCGACCCCGACGTGCCGTTGCCGGACTACGCGCGCCCCGGTGACGCGGGAGCCGATCTGCGCACCACCGAGAGCCGGGAGCTGAAGCCCGGCGAACGGGCCGTACTGCCCACGGGAGTGTCCATCGCGCTCCCGGAGGGGTACGCGGCCTTCGTACACCCACGGTCCGGCCTCGCCGCCCGCTGCGGCGTCGCCCTGGTGAATGCCCCGGGGACGGTTGATGCCGGGTACCGTGGGGAGATCAAGGTGATCGTGGTGAATCTCGACCCGCATGAAGCCGTGCGGTTCGAGCGCTTCGACCGGATTGCCCAACTGGTCGTCCAGCAGGTCGAGAAGGTGCGCTTCCAGGAGGTGGCGGAGCTTCCCGACTCGGCGCGGGCCGAGGGGGGCTTCGGGTCCACGGGCGGTCATGCCGCCGTGGGCGGACCATGGGTGGCAACGGGTGGGAATCGATACGCTTCGGTCGTATCCGACCGGGAAGGACAGTGA
- a CDS encoding DUF3159 domain-containing protein, whose product MTSLDKPTEDAQRGVQDAQGGQDGSQDSRAVTEAALFEAFGGVRGMVETVLPGLLFVSIFTINKDLHSAALAALGVSVLLVVVRLVMKDTVKHAFSGVFGVAFGVVFAMMTGNAKDFYLPGMLYTLGLGLAYIITTLAGVPLIGLMLGPVFKENLSWRTRNPGRKKAYAKASYAWGAILLAKCAILFPLYWWADTTQLGWVLIALKIPPFLLAVWLTWIFLAKAPAPIDVFAEMEAEERAEEERKAAARSAE is encoded by the coding sequence GTGACGTCGCTCGACAAGCCGACGGAAGACGCCCAGCGCGGCGTCCAGGACGCACAGGGCGGACAGGACGGCTCGCAGGACTCCAGGGCGGTGACGGAGGCCGCGCTGTTCGAGGCGTTCGGTGGCGTGCGCGGCATGGTCGAGACCGTGCTCCCGGGCCTGCTCTTCGTCTCCATCTTCACGATCAACAAGGACCTGCACTCCGCGGCCCTCGCGGCCCTCGGTGTCTCCGTCCTGCTGGTCGTGGTGCGGCTCGTCATGAAGGACACCGTCAAGCACGCCTTCAGCGGTGTCTTCGGGGTCGCCTTCGGCGTGGTCTTCGCGATGATGACCGGCAACGCCAAGGACTTCTATCTGCCGGGCATGCTGTACACGCTGGGCCTCGGGCTCGCGTACATCATCACGACGCTGGCCGGTGTGCCGCTGATCGGCCTGATGCTCGGCCCGGTCTTCAAGGAGAACCTGTCCTGGCGGACGCGGAACCCCGGCCGCAAGAAGGCGTACGCGAAGGCCAGTTACGCCTGGGGTGCGATCCTGCTGGCCAAGTGCGCGATCCTCTTCCCGCTCTACTGGTGGGCCGACACCACCCAGCTGGGCTGGGTGCTCATCGCCCTGAAGATCCCGCCGTTCCTGCTCGCGGTGTGGCTGACCTGGATCTTCCTCGCGAAGGCGCCGGCCCCCATCGACGTGTTCGCGGAGATGGAGGCGGAGGAGCGCGCGGAGGAGGAGCGGAAGGCCGCGGCGCGGTCCGCCGAGTAG
- a CDS encoding OB-fold nucleic acid binding domain-containing protein, producing the protein MSAVPRSEKPAGRFRRMLDRLSSSQTDLESEELREDADTAGCTRICDCHDRQIVTVTGTLRTVTLRPRAGVPALEAELFDGSAALDVVWLGRRSIVGIEPGRKLIASGRVSMSRGRRVLFNPKYELRPLGRE; encoded by the coding sequence ATGAGTGCTGTTCCTCGTTCCGAGAAGCCGGCGGGCCGGTTCCGGCGCATGCTCGACCGGCTCTCCTCGTCCCAGACGGACCTGGAGTCCGAGGAGCTGCGCGAGGACGCGGACACCGCGGGCTGCACGCGCATCTGTGACTGCCACGACCGACAGATAGTGACGGTTACTGGTACCTTGCGCACGGTCACGCTGCGCCCCCGGGCCGGTGTCCCGGCCCTGGAGGCCGAGCTGTTCGACGGTTCCGCCGCGCTGGACGTGGTGTGGCTGGGCCGGCGCTCCATCGTCGGGATAGAGCCGGGGCGCAAGCTGATCGCATCCGGCCGGGTCTCGATGAGCCGGGGCCGTAGGGTGCTGTTCAACCCGAAGTACGAACTCAGACCCCTCGGACGGGAGTAG
- a CDS encoding PaaI family thioesterase — protein sequence MRGTSAALRPPADATAPVRHPEAPAPGEPLGAHYGQCFGCGGEQPHGLHLEATAGEGVTLTAEFTVRPAHQGAPGLAHGGVLASALDETLGSLTWLLRTIAVTGRLETDFLRPVPVGTVLHLRAEATAVAGRKIFATAEGRIGAPDGPLAVRADALFVEVKVDHFIDHGRAEEIRAAMDDPDQVRRARAFEVNP from the coding sequence GTGAGAGGTACTTCCGCGGCCCTGCGCCCCCCGGCTGACGCCACGGCGCCCGTACGGCATCCCGAGGCGCCCGCCCCCGGTGAGCCGCTCGGCGCGCACTACGGGCAGTGTTTCGGCTGTGGTGGTGAGCAGCCGCACGGGCTGCACCTGGAGGCGACGGCCGGTGAGGGCGTCACTCTCACCGCCGAGTTCACGGTGCGGCCCGCGCACCAGGGAGCCCCGGGCCTCGCGCACGGCGGAGTCCTGGCCAGCGCCCTGGACGAGACCCTCGGCTCCCTCACCTGGCTGCTGCGCACCATCGCGGTGACCGGGCGGCTGGAGACGGACTTCCTGCGGCCCGTCCCCGTCGGCACCGTGCTGCATCTGCGGGCCGAGGCGACGGCGGTGGCCGGACGCAAGATCTTCGCGACGGCCGAGGGACGCATCGGCGCTCCCGACGGCCCCCTGGCCGTCCGCGCCGACGCGCTGTTCGTCGAGGTCAAGGTCGACCACTTCATCGACCACGGGCGCGCCGAGGAGATCCGGGCGGCCATGGACGACCCCGACCAGGTCCGGCGGGCCCGCGCCTTCGAGGTGAACCCGTGA
- a CDS encoding response regulator produces MTRVLVVDDEPQIVRALVINLKARKYEVDAAHDGATALELAAARHPDVVVLDLGLPDMDGVEVINGLRGWTRVPIIVLSARHTSDEKVEALDAGADDYVTKPFGMDELLARLRAAVRRAEPVGGEEGDVIVETDDFTVDLAAKKVNRDGRDVRLTPTEWHLLEVLVRNTGRLVGQKQLLQEVWGPSYGTETNYLRVYMAQLRRKLEGDPSRPRHFITEAGMGYRFEK; encoded by the coding sequence ATGACCCGGGTGCTCGTGGTCGACGACGAGCCGCAGATCGTGCGTGCGCTCGTGATCAACCTCAAGGCACGCAAGTACGAGGTCGACGCGGCCCACGACGGTGCGACGGCCCTCGAACTCGCCGCCGCCCGGCACCCCGACGTCGTGGTCCTCGACCTCGGGCTGCCCGACATGGACGGCGTCGAGGTGATCAACGGGCTGCGCGGCTGGACCCGGGTGCCGATCATCGTGCTCTCCGCCCGCCACACCTCCGACGAGAAGGTCGAGGCCCTGGACGCCGGCGCCGACGACTACGTCACCAAACCCTTCGGCATGGACGAACTGCTCGCCCGGCTGCGCGCCGCCGTCCGGCGTGCCGAGCCCGTCGGGGGCGAGGAGGGCGACGTGATCGTGGAGACCGACGACTTCACCGTGGACCTGGCCGCGAAGAAGGTGAACCGGGACGGCAGGGACGTCCGGCTGACACCCACCGAATGGCACCTCCTGGAGGTGCTGGTCCGCAACACCGGGCGTCTGGTCGGCCAGAAGCAGCTGCTCCAGGAGGTCTGGGGGCCGTCGTACGGGACGGAGACCAACTACCTCCGCGTCTACATGGCCCAGCTGAGGCGCAAGCTGGAGGGCGACCCGTCCCGGCCGAGGCACTTCATCACCGAGGCGGGCATGGGGTACCGCTTCGAGAAGTAG
- a CDS encoding DUF4193 domain-containing protein has translation MATDYDTPRKTDDDVDSDSLEELKARRNDKSTSAVDVDEFEAAEGLELPGADLSNEELAVRVLPKQQDEFTCMSCFLVHHRSQLAREKNGQPICRDCD, from the coding sequence ATGGCAACGGATTACGACACCCCACGCAAGACCGACGACGACGTCGACTCGGACAGCCTGGAAGAACTCAAGGCTCGCCGGAACGACAAGTCGACGTCCGCCGTGGATGTAGACGAGTTCGAGGCGGCAGAAGGCCTGGAACTGCCCGGGGCCGACCTCTCGAACGAGGAGCTGGCCGTCCGGGTGCTGCCCAAGCAGCAGGACGAGTTCACCTGCATGAGCTGCTTCCTGGTGCACCACCGCAGCCAGCTGGCCCGCGAGAAGAACGGTCAGCCGATCTGCCGCGACTGCGACTGA
- a CDS encoding DUF3093 domain-containing protein, with product MQLPASPYEERLTAPRTWWLVCFLVGVSMALILLPFGTLPLLGGLVGGTAVAAVVASSYGSVRIRVVGGSLVAGEAKIPVSALGEPEILDREEAQAWRTYKANPHAFMLLRAYIPTALRIPVTDPADPTPYVYLSTREPERLVAALEAARTTA from the coding sequence ATGCAGCTCCCCGCCTCGCCGTACGAAGAACGCCTCACCGCGCCCCGCACCTGGTGGCTCGTCTGCTTCCTGGTCGGCGTCTCGATGGCCCTCATCCTGCTGCCGTTCGGCACCCTCCCGCTGCTGGGCGGGCTCGTCGGCGGCACCGCGGTCGCGGCGGTCGTCGCCAGCTCGTACGGCTCGGTCCGCATCCGTGTCGTCGGCGGTTCCCTGGTCGCGGGCGAGGCGAAGATCCCGGTGAGCGCCCTGGGCGAACCGGAGATCCTGGACCGTGAGGAGGCCCAGGCCTGGCGCACGTACAAGGCCAACCCCCACGCGTTCATGCTCCTGCGCGCCTACATCCCGACCGCCCTGCGTATCCCGGTCACCGACCCGGCCGACCCCACCCCGTACGTGTACCTGTCGACGAGGGAGCCGGAGCGCCTGGTCGCCGCCCTGGAAGCGGCACGGACGACGGCTTAG
- a CDS encoding sensor histidine kinase — protein sequence MARGKLRIYLGAAPGVGKTYAMLSEAHRRTERGTDCVVAVVEHHGRPRTEVMLHGLEQIPRRELEYRDAVFTEMDLDSVLARRPRVALVDELAHTNVPGSRNDRRWQDVQELLAAGIDVISTVNIQHLESLGDVVESITGVRQRETVPDEVVRRADEIELVDMSPQALRRRMAHGNVYQSDKVDAALSNYFRPGNLTALRELALLWVADRVDEYLNAYRSEHQVSRIWGSRERIVVGLTGGPEGRTLIRRAARLAEKGAGGEVMAVYIARSDGLTSASPKELAVQRTLVEDLGGTFHHVVGDDIPAALLAFARGVNATQIVLGVSRRKSWQYVLGPGVGATVARNSGPDLDVHLITHDEAGKGRGLPVARGARLGRARMIWGWLAGTVGPLLLALLLANAARDLGLTNDMLLFLSLTVAAALLGGLLPALAAAVLGSLLLNWFFTPPVHTLTVDDPTNIVAIVVFIGVAVAVASVVDLAARRTHQAARLRAESEILSFLAGSVLRGETSLEALLERVRETFGMESVALLERGSDVEPWTCAGSVGPRQVDRPEAADVDMPVGDHMALALSGRVLPAEDRRVLAAFAAQAAVVLDRRRLQHEADQAKELAEGNRIRTALLAAVSHDLRTPLAGIKAAVSSLRSDDVAWSPEDEAELLAGIEEGADRLDHLVGNLLDMSRLQTGTVTTLIREIDLDEVVPMALGGVPEGSVGLEIPESLPMVAVDPGLLERAVANIVENAVKYSPPGTPAQVSASALGGRVEVRVTDRGPGVPDEAKDRIFAPFQRHGDAPRGTGVGLGLAVARGFAEAMGGTLDAEDTPGGGLTMVLTVRAVAKGSTAVAAGASDGTPSPSASSPGGGTPAGAGGRADVAPSAGAGGSGRGAVSVERRGI from the coding sequence ATGGCACGCGGAAAGCTTCGGATCTACCTCGGCGCGGCACCGGGCGTCGGCAAGACGTACGCGATGCTGTCCGAAGCGCACCGCCGGACCGAACGCGGCACCGACTGCGTGGTGGCCGTCGTGGAGCACCACGGCCGCCCGCGCACCGAGGTGATGCTGCACGGTCTCGAACAGATCCCGCGTCGTGAGCTGGAGTACCGGGACGCGGTCTTCACCGAGATGGACCTGGACTCCGTCCTCGCCCGGCGGCCGCGCGTGGCCCTCGTGGACGAACTGGCCCACACCAACGTGCCCGGCTCCCGCAACGACCGGCGCTGGCAGGACGTCCAGGAACTGCTCGCGGCCGGCATCGACGTCATATCGACGGTCAACATCCAGCACCTGGAGTCCCTCGGCGATGTCGTGGAGTCGATAACGGGCGTACGGCAGCGCGAGACCGTGCCCGACGAGGTGGTACGGCGGGCCGACGAGATAGAGCTGGTCGACATGTCGCCGCAGGCGCTGCGACGGCGGATGGCGCACGGCAACGTCTACCAGTCGGACAAGGTCGACGCGGCCCTGTCGAACTACTTCCGGCCCGGCAACCTGACCGCGCTGCGCGAGCTGGCGCTGCTGTGGGTGGCGGACCGGGTCGACGAGTACCTGAACGCCTACCGCAGCGAGCACCAGGTGTCGCGGATCTGGGGATCGCGCGAGCGGATCGTGGTCGGGCTCACCGGCGGCCCCGAGGGTCGAACCCTGATTCGGCGGGCCGCCCGGCTCGCCGAGAAGGGCGCGGGCGGCGAGGTCATGGCCGTCTACATCGCCCGCAGCGACGGGCTGACCTCCGCCTCGCCCAAGGAACTCGCCGTTCAGCGCACCCTCGTCGAGGACCTCGGCGGCACCTTCCACCACGTCGTCGGCGACGACATCCCGGCGGCGCTGCTGGCCTTCGCGCGCGGGGTCAACGCCACCCAGATCGTGCTCGGCGTCTCGCGCCGCAAGAGCTGGCAGTACGTGCTCGGACCGGGTGTCGGCGCGACCGTCGCCCGGAACTCCGGACCCGACCTGGACGTCCACCTCATCACCCACGACGAGGCGGGCAAGGGGCGCGGGCTGCCCGTCGCACGGGGCGCGCGGCTCGGCCGGGCCCGGATGATCTGGGGCTGGCTGGCCGGGACGGTGGGCCCGTTGCTGCTGGCCCTGCTGCTCGCCAACGCCGCGAGGGACCTGGGCCTCACCAACGACATGCTGCTGTTCCTGTCGCTGACGGTGGCCGCGGCCCTGCTGGGCGGTCTGCTGCCCGCCCTGGCCGCCGCCGTGCTGGGATCACTGCTGCTCAACTGGTTCTTCACACCCCCCGTCCACACCCTGACCGTCGACGACCCGACGAACATCGTCGCCATCGTGGTCTTCATAGGGGTCGCGGTGGCGGTGGCGTCCGTGGTGGACCTCGCGGCCCGGCGCACCCACCAGGCGGCCCGGCTGCGCGCCGAGTCGGAGATCCTCTCCTTCCTCGCGGGCAGCGTGCTGCGCGGGGAGACCAGCCTGGAAGCACTGCTGGAGCGAGTACGGGAGACCTTCGGGATGGAGTCGGTGGCCCTGCTGGAGCGCGGGAGCGACGTGGAGCCGTGGACCTGCGCGGGCAGCGTGGGGCCCCGCCAGGTGGACCGTCCGGAGGCCGCGGACGTGGACATGCCGGTCGGCGACCACATGGCGCTCGCCCTCTCCGGACGCGTCCTGCCCGCCGAGGACCGCCGGGTGCTCGCCGCGTTCGCCGCCCAGGCCGCCGTCGTACTGGACCGGCGGCGCCTGCAGCACGAGGCGGACCAGGCCAAGGAGCTGGCCGAGGGCAACCGCATCCGCACCGCGCTGCTCGCCGCCGTCAGCCACGATCTGCGCACCCCGCTGGCCGGTATCAAGGCCGCCGTCTCCTCCCTGCGCTCCGACGACGTGGCCTGGTCGCCGGAGGACGAGGCCGAGCTGCTCGCCGGGATCGAGGAGGGCGCCGACCGGCTCGACCACCTCGTGGGCAACCTCCTCGACATGTCCCGCCTCCAGACCGGCACCGTCACCACGCTGATCCGCGAGATCGACCTCGACGAGGTGGTGCCGATGGCCCTCGGCGGCGTTCCCGAGGGCAGCGTCGGACTGGAGATCCCCGAGAGCCTGCCCATGGTCGCCGTCGACCCCGGGCTGCTGGAGCGCGCGGTCGCCAACATCGTCGAGAACGCCGTCAAGTACAGCCCGCCCGGCACGCCCGCCCAGGTCTCCGCCAGCGCCCTCGGCGGCCGGGTCGAGGTCCGGGTCACCGACCGGGGGCCCGGCGTCCCGGACGAGGCCAAGGACCGCATCTTCGCCCCCTTCCAGCGCCACGGGGACGCTCCGCGCGGGACCGGCGTGGGGCTGGGCCTCGCGGTGGCCCGCGGCTTCGCCGAGGCGATGGGCGGCACGCTGGACGCCGAGGACACCCCTGGCGGGGGGCTCACGATGGTCCTCACGGTGCGGGCGGTGGCGAAGGGCTCCACGGCGGTGGCGGCAGGGGCGTCGGACGGGACGCCCTCACCCTCGGCCTCCTCACCGGGCGGGGGCACTCCGGCAGGTGCGGGTGGGCGGGCCGACGTGGCCCCGTCGGCCGGCGCGGGTGGATCCGGTCGTGGGGCCGTATCGGTGGAGAGGCGGGGCATATGA